The DNA sequence ataaaggacaaatttatgtatttaggatatgtaataatttgatattttaatgtttttaatttgtacgttaaatcatttcaaaaaaatacacatttaataatgaactcatttaattttaacccAGGAGaacaattttacatttataaaaatactcacGCAACTTGCAACGCCAGCGAAGCCTACCAGACTTgccattttttaaaaacacaaaaagggtaaaaaaataaaaagactcGCTATGTCAACGAGTAACCTACAGCATCTTGAAGTATCAACTAAATATCTTTAATCTCCGATAAAAGATTACAGTTTCCAATACATGACATGGCGTGGCTCATACGAATTGCATtagataaaaatttagtttcagTACCTATTGTGGGGatacgaaataataattagatttcGCGTTAcctactataataatattactaaatatacaaaattttagttttcaacttataatgccagataatttaaataagtaacaatacaaattaaattctaGCGACATCTTCATTTTTTCAATAGGAAATTATACTTCCTACCTGGAATTACAGATAACAATAACATCCACTAACAACCGTAAAGAATATCTTTTCAACCAGTTCTATGCTGAAATGGaatgttttcttatttaaattattttttaattaaattattatatcgaGTACCGATATTATGCGAGACAGAGAATCCCAGAGGGTGGGGGCTAGTGCAATTactttttaactaaacatcCTTTCTTATtcggtataaaataaaaaaataaaataaaatatgtttattatggaacataagatacatgtatcacttattccacgtcattaaatttgaaggcatccctactcatcggcaaagaagacagagggggtaagccgagagaaaaagccggcgtaaaaaactctcggtactcttttaaaacagcaaatcatcaaacaacacttatttaaaacaaatatcgcaaattaattagaagtagcctgtctagcactagtcccaggcccttttatcaactagataatcgttgactttatagtaagcctttttacacagcttttctttaatacatttcttaaatttattgaaaggcagtgataaaagagcctctgggattttattaaggaagagtatccctttccccaaaaaagaattactaataCCTACTAACTactataataaagattttctttctttttatagTATTAGGTATTAGTTTTAGTATTAGGTCGAAACCTAATACTGATCGATTTTATTACGGATTACCTGTAGACCAATTCAAAAGTTAATCAAAAGTTAATGGGCCAAATACATAAAAGAGCGTAGCTAAAATCCTATGTTTTAGCTTTACTtagatttttgaatttcaaattattgacCTATTTATGGTTGACCGAATGCTCAGCATAACGTCGGTGAATCGTGAGTGCCCCTTGAGACTCTCAAGATGACATTGATAtccccattttttttttggtgttGCTGCACATTGatttagaaattaaataaactggtttttatacttaattttcgtgttaataatgcaattttaatgttaataatataaataatttaatggaaGTCTAAATGTCTCAATATATACAAGCAAGTAATTAGTATAGTcataataacatataattagATTAACACTATTGCACACAACTGCTAGTGAATCCTGATCCATATAAATACCGCTTATTTTCTTATTGCCTCAGTTGTGTTTATTTAACCTTTGtgtgtttcttttaattatgactCAAATATGTGTAAGTTACTTTTTCTTAGTAGCACAGTAGAACAGCATGTTGAGGTTAAAGATTTCTTTTACTAGCAATCATTATATAATACTTAGGAATAATGTAGCTAAGTGTGACAGAATTTTATAGTATCTTTGAAATGATTACTTGCAGTTGCAAGTTCAAGAGaaagaattattaaatgttacatCCTGATTTTCCGGCCGTGGACGATGAAACGTTTTTTgtgtgtataattttaattaatatatttactttggctacctaagttatttaaatagtcTAGATCTGATAACCAATCTGCTATTAACTTATCAACCACTCTGCCATGCAGCGTTGAACGGCGTTAAATTTctcgtttttaattaataatttttactctttttcaaacatttatcATTGATACGCCGCATTTATTATAGATgttataaatctatattacTTGGATAATTTAGCTTAtattggtaaaataattattaaaatcggttcagtagttttaaagttatacaCTACAAACGAAAGAAATCTTTCCTCTACATTGTAGATAAAACCACTAAGATATTTACCCATGCTaagtttgaattaattaaaaggagTTTTGGAGGAGACCTTTTCTAATTAGTACCCAGGAGCGTTCTAACTTTTCTTTTGCagaacaattttttcattTCTCATACTTTATTAATCTTATAGATACTGATCCTGTCaatgtgtatatattatgCGTCAGCCGACGACAAACACATCAATTTGACATCACCTAAggatatgtatgtatatgtttaaaGATGTTCTTGGTAGCTATCtggtaacataatttttttaaatgatgaCGACGCAGCCGCTTTAGATGAATACGATACGTACAAGAAGTGCTTATAGGAGACTTTTTTGCATGCCATGTGTACGAAATAAGGCGTGGCgactacaaattatatttttttttaaagtcattGACGCGCAGAAAGCTGTTATGTGCCTGATATTGCCATATTCTCACCCCGGCCCATAAAAAACCTGGCATATATCACACTTGTATCTGTATATATCCTAGTGCTTTACCAATATCTTGGTGAAACATAACTCTGTCTTAAATGTCCAATAGAGATTTACCCCGGGAGAATTCTTCTGGGGAATGTTTTAGTATGGATTTGTTAGGAATTAAACACTGATTTCCAACTATACATAAAGTCGTTTTATAAAAGTCAACTTGCCTTGCCTTAAGAAATGCCTATTAACATTATTGATTCATGTCTACTCCAGAAATTCGTTGTTGGAATACACCCGATTTAAATCATTTAGTTTTCAAGAATTTGTGGAGAAACATATTCACTCTTCATCAtcacatacttttttttagatagttaatagaaatacaaaatttaataaaatgtttctttaattgttGTTAAATCTATTTAATGTTGAATTAACTTTGTTCTAGGTATGTAGTTCGAGCTACTGTTTATCAAGTAGGAATTTTAactaacaaaacaaaagattcGGACTTGAATAAGACGTAAGtgtaaattaatcattattagtattaatgtATTTGGTACATTTAGGTTAAGATTCTGTCAATACCTCTGTATGTAATATGAATACTCCCGTATTTCTTGAATATGTATTGAATATAGCACTGTCCcgatagttttattataaaatatattataaaagcgAATCCTCTCAATTTTACCAACCACGTTAGCAGATCTCATAGCATTGCtggtaatgtaataaaaatctgGAATGATTCTTTCATTGggaattaaaattagtataaaTCAAGTATTTGTTAATTTGAGTGACTTGGGTAAACGAtagaaaattatgaaatttatatgTGTAGGTAAATTATTCTGTGATcaatttgatgatttgctCTCGATCTTTCGCAGTGGTCAGCAAGAAGCGATAACATTCTATCAGAACAAAGGTACTGGAATAAATCTGAATAATATACCTGCTCCTCTGGTGACTAACGTGACTGCTGAGAATATAGTTGGAGTTGCTCCAGCCAATGCTCCGTTTCCACTTAATATGAGCCTATTAGGTAGGTATTTACATATGGCTAGGACtctgtatgtatattattaaaatacaaaaatcagtggcgctaaaaccttGCTATGTCTGGGCCtctgatttctgaatctgtttcatgatcctTTTTCaaactaataggcaagtaggtgatcagcctccggtgcctgacacacgccgacaACTTCTGGGTCTAAGGTTTAGCCGCCCTTAGGTTTCcccgcgatgttttcctttaccattcgagcgaatgttaaatgcgcacatagaaagaaagtctattggtgcacagctggggatcgaacctacgacctcagggatgagagtcgcacgctgaagccactaggccaacactgctcattatatcatatattatgtatattattacgtATGTTAAATAGCGATTACAAATAAGCAAGGATTGAGTACCGGTTCAAATTTAGGTTCTGGTTCGCATCGGGTTTAAAAAATTCGCGGTTCTTAATATGGGTTCCAATAAATCGGTTCTGTAGAGTGCCATTTAGATGTGTTCAAAGCCCTTTTGCCAATTCTAGACTATTTTAATCCTATAATactataacatattatattgtatcatatcttaaaacatttaatatttattaatatagaacaACCAAATTACAGAATATAAAacctacaaaatataatacaataactaaaatatattattaaacggtataaaatataattttaagatatCTTAAAATACGTGTTAGtcaagaacaaaaaaaaagcttAGTAAACACTTTTAATGCAAATTCTTCTAAGAATGAGTTGCCTCATCACAATACGATTTAATGTACTTACAACTTGGTAAAATGTATGGGTGTTTATTCTAGGCAATGCTACAACTCTACAAAGACTACCCCGGGAAGTGGTTATACCAGCCAACATCACGAAGGCTTCACTCTTCATTCCAGCTGCTGCCGGGGTCCAGTCCATCTCTCTTCCACCACTTCTAtccttcaataataatatttccaaAATACCTGTACCTCTCCCCAATGTATCTGTTGTGAGCTACACAAAAGCCAGTACTCTTGTTAAAAAACCTTAGCAtccatat is a window from the Pieris napi chromosome Z, ilPieNapi1.2, whole genome shotgun sequence genome containing:
- the LOC125062679 gene encoding uncharacterized protein LOC125062679, whose product is MTQICILILSMCIYYASADDKHINLTSPKDMYVVRATVYQVGILTNKTKDSDLNKTGQQEAITFYQNKGTGINLNNIPAPLVTNVTAENIVGVAPANAPFPLNMSLLGNATTLQRLPREVVIPANITKASLFIPAAAGVQSISLPPLLSFNNNISKIPVPLPNVSVVSYTKASTLVKKP